In Archocentrus centrarchus isolate MPI-CPG fArcCen1 chromosome 22, fArcCen1, whole genome shotgun sequence, one DNA window encodes the following:
- the zfp36l1a gene encoding mRNA decay activator protein ZFP36L1a, with the protein MTTAVVSPFFDFEGMNKNNKLLGYNSNLGVSHTISGPCTSTNMPISSSAGPLLDRKAVGSPSVGGVYQRRHSVSSTKFNQNQFLNSLKAVDHSSLISGVGSASNNKENRLRDRSYSETGERLINKCLGPASPTNNSQVNSSRYKTELCRPFEENGSCKYGDKCQFAHGIHELRSLSRHPKYKTELCRTFHTIGFCPYGPRCHFIHNAEERRGPPPQSSPLNSSNKMDRPRLQHSYSFAGFSNSAGLRDSPTSVTPPPMFFPDELPDWHSSNPFTYSSQELASLFGPSLSAGTVGTEPNTPAPPSPTSTSYCFRPMLESPQILDSLSSPQDSLSDQEGYQSSSGSSLCGSESPTLDSSRRLPIFSRLSITDD; encoded by the exons ATGACCACAGCCGTGGTATCGCCTTTCTTCGACTTCGAAGGAATGAACAAG aACAACAAACTGCTTGGCTACAACAGCAACTTGGGTGTCTCCCATACCATTTCTGGTCCTTGCACTAGCACCAACATGCCCATCTCCAGCTCCgccggacccctgctggacaggAAGGCGGTGGGATCTCCCTCAGTGGGAGGTGTGTACCAGCGGCGGCACTCTGTCAGCAGCACAAAGTTCAACCAGAACCAATTTCTGAATAGCCTGAAGGCAGTGGACCACTCCTCACTCATCTCAGGGGTTGGCAGTGCCAGCAACAACAAGGAGAACCGCCTGCGAGACCGCTCCTACTCCGAGACGGGCGAGAGGCTCATCAACAAGTGCCTGGGCCCTGCCAGCCCCACCAACAACAGCCAAGTGAACTCCAGCCGTTACAAGACAGAGCTCTGCAGGCCCTTTGAGGAAAACGGTTCCTGCAAATATGGTGACAAATGCCAATTTGCTCACGGAATCCATGAACTGCGCAGCCTGAGCCGCCATCCCAAGTACAAAACTGAGCTGTGCCGCACCTTCCACACCATCGGTTTCTGCCCATACGGGCCTCGCTGCCATTTCATCCACAACGCCGAGGAGCGTCGCGGACCTCCCCCACAGTCCTCCCCTCTAAACTCTTCAAACAAGATGGACCGGCCTAGACTGCAGCACAGCTACAGCTTTGCGGGTTTCTCCAACTCAGCTGGGCTGAGAGACAGCCCCACTTCGGTCACCCCTCCACCCATGTTCTTCCCTGATGAGCTCCCAGATTGGCACAGCAGTAATCCCTTCACCTACTCCAGCCAGGAGCTGGCCAGCCTGTTCGGGCCCAGCCTTAGTGCCGGTACTGTAGGAACAGAACCCAACACACCTGCACCTCCCTCTCCAACGAGCACATCTTACTGTTTCAGACCTATGTTGGAGTCCCCTCAGATTTTGGATTCGTTATCCAGCCCTCAAGACTCTCTGTCAGATCAAGAGGGCTACCAGAGCAGCTCTGGTAGCAGCCTGTGTGGCTCTGAGTCCCCCACGCTGGACAGCAGCCGCCGCCTTCCCATCTTCAGCCGCCTCTCCATTACTGATGACTAG